GCCTGGGTACCAGCTCCTGTTAGCCCTGGCAGGGCCTTCCTAAGGACACTTAGAGCTTGCTCTCGACTGCTTTCCTGGGCAGGGGTATCCACAGCAGCAGAGACTTTGCTGGCAGGGGCATTCACCGCAGCAGGAATGCTACCAATGTGGGTATTCACCACAGTGGGGACCTTGCTGGTGGGGGCATTCACCACAGTGGGGACCCTGCCATCAGTGGCACTCACCACAGTGGACACCCTGCTGGTGGGGGCAATTACCACAGTGGAGACCTTGCTGGTAGAGGTATTCACCATAGGGAGGACCCTACCATTGGGGGCATTCACCACAGTGGTGACCTTGCTGGTGGAGGTATTCACCACAGGGGGGACCTTGCTGGTGGAGGTATTCACCACAGGGGGGACCTTGCTGGCAGGACTGTTGCTGGATGGGGCTGGGGTAGGATTCTGGAAAAATTTCTCTCGGGCTTGCTGGGTCCTAGAGGCTACAGGGGTCCAGGCTGGGGTGGCTGCTGTGTTTGGAGATGCTGTGCTCAAGTTGAGCTGAGTCTTAACACCTTTTGAAGTTGCCTGGCCTTGGGGCACAGATGGGTGAGAGTCCAGAGCACTTGGGTACACAGCAGGACGGGAGCCGATGGTCGCTGGGCTGCTGCTTTGGGCAGTTGATGACCACCCTGTCGGGGAGCTATTAGTCACATGGGTGATGGCTTTGCCATTCACAGAAGTAGTGGCCACTGGGCCTGTGGGCAGCCTGGGCCCTGCAGGGCTCCCCACATGGACACGGGAGGTGGCTGGCGGGTTAAGTTCAGTCTGGACAAAACCTTTGGCAGTGGTGTTGCCTACAGAGGGCTCCCAGGCTGCTGCCCTGACCCTCAATGGTGTCACCTCTCCTAGCCCATTTGCTTCCTGAACCTTCCGTGAGGCACTGAAGGGCCTGGTGTCTACAGCAACAGCTCCCGACTGTCTGGAGGCCAGTTTTGACAACTTGGGGCTCACAGAGGCGACTTCTGGGCTGTGATGAGTACAGACAAAGACTCCTGGCTCTCCCGTGGCTCGGTAGGCCCCTGAATGCAGTGTGTTGGAACACTGTTTACACCTGTGGGAGGAAGCCACAGAGATTCAGAGCCTGCACCCTTGCTCAGACACTCATTCATCCCCTTGCTCATTCATTTCACTACCCCACAAGCACACATCGCCACACTCCTGCGGTCGCTGATAAGTTCAACAAGTGCTCATTAGTGATTTCAATCATGTGATTTGCAGCTTCCACTGGCATACTTGCCAGAGGTGTGGACACCACAGAAAGTGCTCAAACATGTCACCAGATGCATACATAAAGACTACATAGTGTGCCCCATTTTCAGGAGTCCAACTACTCCAAGCTCACAGAAGATTAACACGGGATTCACTCTTTGCCCCTCAAATCTAGAAAGCTTCAGGGAGGCAAGAAGGAGGTTACTAGGGGTCacagagtcaaaaaaaaaaaaaaacagcacaaaaGGCTGAGATGACAAGGGAGACTGAGTCAGTGTGTCTAGAAAGTTATCCCCAAGGGACATTAGAGGAGGATATTAGGGTTCAGTAGTACTGTCCCCAATGGAAGACAGATGCAAGAACTCTGGGAGCCAGGGGAGGTGTGGGAGCAAGAAAGGTGCACCCAGACATGCAGCGGGAAACCATACCTGAAGCAGCTTCGGTGGTAGAGCCGCCCATCAGCCAGGTGCCTCTGCACAAGGTGAACATGTTTGCCACAGATCCCACAGATGCTGCTCATGGAACTTCCTGCAGTTCCCAGAGCCTGCAGGAAAGTGTCAGGGGCTGCTGAGGGGCAGCTGACATCTCCAGACTCCCACCTCAGCCCAAAGGTGGCCAACAGATCCCACTTTATAGTCTGAAGACCTGAGACCCTGGGGAGCCATTAGCCAGGGCATGGGCATGGCTGCACTCTCAGGGCCTCCACACTGGCCCTGTCGGGGAGCAGGAGACTGATCTTGGAGATCTTGTGACCCAATGTGGGGCTAGAGACAAACCTAGTACCTTCTGCTACCCCACCAGGCTTTGTGATCAAGCTAATTCCCCACCCCCCTtcttgttcccccccccccatccaggCCTGCCTTGCTTTGGCTTCATGGAACCTACAGTAACCACTAAGAGACAGCAGGGGGCACTCAAGCTCAGCACTGCAGGGCTGTCCAGAGATGAGAGGTCCAACCCAGGGTCCCTTCCCATCTGGGAAAGAAGACAACCTAAACTAGCCCAGAAAAGACTGAGATTACAATTCCATCCCATCTGGATGACCTCCTGTGTCTCAGTTTACCCATCTGTATTATGGGAATCACTATTCTTGCTACATTGAACTGGAGCTCAGCAGAGCCACCTCAGTGGGTGCACTAGATACAAAGCATGGAAAGGGGTACTGTACCCTAAGAGAAAACCCCACACGGCTCTATGCTTTGGGATATACATAGCCCTACAATGCCCACTCAACCAAGATATGCTTACAGCCTTTGGGTATGACCCCTCTGAGGTACCCTCATTCCTCTGAACCACCGGGTTTGTCCTAGCTGGAGATAGTGGTGACCTCTGGACTGGAGCAGGTGAGGGCAACTTGGCAGGCTGGGTCAGGACTTTCTTTCCAGAACGTTCTTCAGTAGAGTCTGATGAGGGTCTCTTCACACCAGCCATGCCCCCAACTGGCATGAGACACAGGAAATAGGGGTCAGGAGGGTCCTGCCCAGAGTATGTTGCTGTGCCCACAGTGAAAGGCATTGGCCTGCTAGGACATCTGGTGGGGAGCAGATCTTGGGAAGGACAGCCTCAGGGCACATTCTTTCCAGCAAACCCTGGCCTGGCCCTCACCCTGTCTCCCAGCCGACAACCCCATCTAGGGTCACGGAGAGGGACTTTTCTGTTTCCAAACCACCATTCTGGGCTGGCCCTCAGCCCAGGGGGATTCCGGAGATTTCTAAAGCTATAAGAGGAATGTTGTGCAGGGAGCCAAACAGCTCCTCGCTCAGAGGGCTGGGTGAAGACCTGGTCTGCCCGCACAGCCCTGCCCAGCCCTGCCTGGGCCACACAGCTTCCATGGCCACAGTCAACCAGGCGTCACCCACGTTCTGCCGAATAATTCCAGCAGCTAAGGCCTTGGGGGTTGAGATGGGTAAACAGGGTAGAAAGACTGAGATAAGAGTACATCTAGGAGCACAGCATAGGCAGAAGCCTTGCTTAGCGATCCCCATCATGACGAGGTTGGGGAACAAGGGAGCCCAGGAACCTCACTCCATACTTGCACAAAGGCCTCTGGTCTCCTTGGTAACAGACAGCTATGAGGACCCATATTAGTAGTTTGAGAAAGGTACCCTCCCTGCATCACTACCCACCCTCCGGCTGTGACATGAAGACAAAGGGTGGACATGGAGCCCAAGAGGGgagactccagcatggactggtGGTCCTGACGGTGTTCGTAGTCTTGGCCATGTCCCTGGCACTGTAGGGCCCTCCTAGACAGGGACTCACTTGGGGACCGGCCGTGGAAGTAGTTGTAATACTGTGACACGTAGGTGAGGATGCTCAGCCGGTCTGGAACCTTCAAGGCCACCATGTCCTCAGCATCTAGCAGGGCTGGGATGCCCAGCTGTTCCTCAGCCACTTGGAAGGCCTGGATAGGGGTTTAAATCAGcagggcaggcagcaggaagaactATTGCTGGGCCACCAACCCAGACGAAAAAGAAGGTACAAAGACACCTGGGCTGCAAGTTCAAAGACCCCTGCCTGAGTGACCTCTGAGGTTCAATGTGTCCACTTGTAAAAATGTTCAAAGTCCCAATAGATACTCCTCAGGAGACTAGCCCCAGAGGGCTTGTTGTATGTTGGGAGcaggtgctgtgaattgaacccagggcccccAACTTGCTAGGCAGGtaatctaccactgagccacaccctagcccctcactgggggattctaggcaggtgctgtaccactgagccacaccccagcccctcaccgGGGGttttctaggcaggtgctctgccactgagccacacccccagtaCTAGCATTGTAATCtttttgtctcagcctcctgaatagctAGGACTAGATGGTATGGGTTTGTCTCACACAGCCTGGTTTTAAGAGGCTCTTGGGGTATGTGCTCACCCCACCCCTGGGGCTTATCACTCCAGAAACATCCCTGAGGCTCTGCAGCCCTGCTGGGCCAAGTGTCATCCACTTAGAGCAGCTTGTCTATGATATGGCTGACACTCTGGGATGGGGACAGGGTGCACTGGGCTAGGAAGGCCAGGAACCTTCACTGTCTGAATACCATCTGGGTAGATTGCCAGCTCAGTGCCCCTCCCACCTTCACTGTCTGCTACCCACCACCAGCACAAAAGCCCAAGGAGGCTCCCAGTACTGACCTACTCCCTTGCTTGgccctccccactcccttctcTCACCAAGTAACCTCCGAACCTCCATATTTCCTCCACATCTGACTCTTGGCCTCACCGAGGTACCCACCTGTGGTTGTTGATGACTTTTACCCACTCAAGTCCTTCTCAAATTGCCAGCTGTGGCTGCAGGCCTacgctacttgggaggctgaggcaggatgatcatgaGCTCAAGAGTATGCTAGgctccagagtgagttcaaagcaagccaGGCCTACTTAGGAATaccatcttaaaataaaaagtagaaagtgGACTAAGAATATGGCTCAGCCATAGAGCtgctgcctagaatcccccagagAGAGGTTGGGGTGTGGTTCAGTAGCATAGCACCTGCCTAGTATTATGCAAGTTTAAGTCTCAACActgcaaaacaaaatacataaaaatctaaaaaatgtaAAACTCCACCAGCTCCATTTAGCCCAGGGCAGAGGTCACTGGTGTCCTGGTCCCAGCCCCTGGTGACTTCCAGGGCTCTCTTGTAGTTCTCTTCACTGAGGCCCCTCTTCTAGATGCCTGTGTGGCTTCCATGTGGATGTCAAGTTGGGGTCCCTAGGCTGTTCCCACATGTGCAGCCCCTTCGGGCCCCCATGCCACACTCAAACCAAGTCTCAGATCTCCTCTGACCCACAGAACAGGTTCAGGATCTGGCCACTCCCACAGAAGCTCATGTGTGACCTCTTCACCATATACTCCTTTCTCCTGCAGTCTGGAGAAGGAGAGACTCCAGGTCCACTCTTCCCAGGGGTCCAGTCTCACTGGCTTGGAGGGAAAGTCCAGAGTCTTTTCTCCACCATGTTCTGCACCTGCCTCAAGACTCCACCCCACCCTGGCCCTTCAGCTACGTGTCCTGCCCAGCACTCTGCAGCCCCAGGACCTTTGTCCATGCAGTCACTCCACCCAGGATGACTTCTGAGAGCATCCACAGATCTGCCATCCATGTACCTCAGCCTCTTCTTCTGTCTCATGCCCTGTGCTATTGGAGCAGTGTACTGCAATGTGGCCAACACCAAACAAACTGACCcttttgtgctgtgtgtgttcatgtgtgcatgcgtacatgcatgtgcagccagAGGTCAAGGTCAGATGTTTCCCGAAATTGCTCTCTATGTTATGTTTagttttttcttaaatatacatggggggtatgtgcatgcatgttcaaatgtgtgtgggtgtacatgtcATGCAGTGTGTGTATACTATGTACCCATGTATGTAGAGTCCAGAGGTTGACACTGatatcttccttgatcactctgcACCTTATGTATtgattcagtctctctctctctcgcttgaAACCAAAGTTAGCCGATTGGGCTTGTCTGGCTAGACAGCTTGCTCTTGGGGTCCCCTGTCCCCACCTTCCATACACCAGCACTACAGGCCAGCTGCCACACTCATCAGGCAGTACTGGAGAAGacttaggtcttcatgtttgctcCACAAGCAGTTTACTCAATGAGCCATATCCccaccccccagtgctgggattaaaggcatgtgctactatgcTCAGCCCGGAACTGAGTCTTTAACTGTATGTCATGATAATTAAGTTACAGAGGCTGCCCTGTCTGGGCAGGTAAAGCATCTCATGTCAGCTGTCTCAGTCCTCCCCAGAGATGCCAGTGTCAGGGGCCCATGAGGACCCTGCTTGGCTCAAAGTAAGAACAGATGTGTATAGTCCAAGGGACAGTAGGGTACATCTTATAGCAGGGAGATAGGCTGACACAGGGAAGGATCTCACAATGGGAATACAGAGTAGTTCTGGAATCCAGGGGCCAGGGAAAGTGGTCCTGCCTACCCCCAGGACCCTCCCGCAGCTTCCTTGGGCCTTGATCTGCCCTGGGTGGATCAGTCAGGCCATACACTGAGAATGTTGGCTGCTATTCCCTGGGGCTTCACTGTACCAGTAAGGAAGAGAGTGGTCTGTGGGGCCTAGGATCCAAGATCAAAGACTGCTCTCAGAACACAGACTGCCCAGCTTGGAACTGGCTGAAAAGAGCTGTGGGGAGGCCAAATCTCCAGAATGGGTTTCCTGGGTAGCCTAGTGGAAGGCTCCCTCCACTGAGATGCAGCATCCCTTCAGATAAGAACTGGGAGTTCGAGGCAGAGGGCTTAGAGGGCAGGGAAGTGGACATCAGCTAGCCAACTCACCAGCTTGTTGTTCTCGTAAATGTTTTCCTTCCGGAGGGCACTGaagtttctgaaaaataaaaacacttatgTCAAGCccggtgtgatggcacacacctttcatctcagcacttagaaggcagaagcaggtcgatctctgtgagttctagactggCATGGTCTATACAgaagagtaccaggacaggcagGTCTATATAGGGGGACCTtgtgtcaacaacaacaaaaaaagcatttATGTCCAAAGTCACTCAACTCTAAGAAGGAAGCTGGGCCTCAGAGGCCATCTTGCCtgaatggggaaactgagtctagGAGTAGGGCTGTGAATTAAACAGGACTTGGGCAAATGCATGTACCAGGTCTAGCCTGTGACCTACTCTCTGATCATAATGATGTCACCACCTCCTATCATCTAGATACTGGTGACCCACAGTGGATCCCCAGATCAGCCCTCACCTCCAGCCCCTGAGGAGCTTGAGCCCTTGCTCGTCACTCCTGACCCCATCAGAAGCAGCAGGAGACAAATCCAGAGAAGTACAGCCACCAGCCCAGGACAGTCCAGCTAAGACAGCTCAAAGTGGGCCCCTTCCAATGGAGAAATGACAATATAGAGTTAACACAAGAGGCCCTAAGGCAGGGAATAAAACCAACATATAGAGGGATGGAATGCCACAGAGGGATGGAATGCCACAGGGTCAGCTGGTGACTTTGCCCATATATCTGGTCACCATTTGCAATTTGTGGCACCTCCTGCAGGGGGCGCTGTTCTGGCCAGCTCATAAACACATAATTCCTCAATGTTCACAGGTACTGGGGACTGAAACACTGAAGGCATAGAGGTTTGGGGGCACATGCAAGACActcagcaggaagcagagccaaCCATTCCATCTTTCATTCATGGGAAGGTATGAGTTGGTATTCACCAGATGCCCCACCTGGCCCCTGGGAGGGCTTCAGAAATGAGTCCATATGTGATCATGGGTCCTAGGAAGTAGGTACCCCAAGCAGCCTGGACAGTAGAGCTTTCTTGGAGAAGCTAAGGGTGCCACCCACCCAGGTATCCAGAGGGCCCTAGACTCCACGAGCATGCCACAACACACCCTGACACACCCCAACACGACACACCCCAGCCCACCTGAAAGCTGCCTTGCCCAGCCCCATGTTGCTAAAAGCAATCAGCCAGAGCCTGCTGGCATCCCTGGGGAAGCTGGTTAAAGAGTGactgtccatccatccacttgCTGTCTGTGGGTCCCAGGAGGCAGCTGCTGCCACTTGAATGACCTAAATTGTTCCAGAAGCTTCCTGGCACAGAGGAAGGGTCTCTGACTAAACACTGTGTCCTGTTTCCTAGTGTCTGCCTCAGACAGGCCACTTCCCTTGGGACCCCAGTTTCCATGCCTGTGAGGACAACACAGCTTCAGAGACTGCATTCTCATTCTTTTCCTTAGTCTTATTTTTCTaggtaaaatatttattacattttattagtcAGTGTGCTCGTGTGCTCATGAGTATACcacacatgtgtggaggacagagtcGGTTCCCTTCTTCCACCAAGTGGATCCTAACTGAACTCAGGTtgatcaggcttggcagcaagctcctgcACCCATTGACTTATTTTGCCAGCCCAAAcctaaaactttttcttttcctttttcccccctggtgctgggaatagaacttagggactcatacatgctaggtaagtatGCTACTACTGTACTGTATTCTCAGTcttctatgcatgtgtgtgtgcatatttatttgtgtgcaggTCAATGtcatgtgtcttcctcagtcactctccactttactttttgagggtctctctgtgaacctggagctcaccgatTCAGCTTGGAAGACCCggaactccagggatcctcctgtttccaacCACCACAGCCCGGCCCTGAGATTACTGATGTTTGGCACTACACCTGCctgtttccatgggttctgggccTCAAACTCCgggcctcatgtatgctaggcaaatgctttaccaactgagctatctcctcagtccttccccccttcccttcctcctccctattcctccctctccctcccactattcctccctcccttttttccccAAGGTTTTGGGGACAGAGTAAGCCCTCATCCATGCTAAAAACACCTCTTAGCACTGGGGCTCTATCCAAGCCCCAAATTTGAATCTTGTTAAGGACACTGCTTGACCAGATATGACAGTCATGTCCCCAGTACACAGGCATGTCTCAACAATGAAGCAGGAAGGTTCTAGGTGCCACCTGACCTAGCTCTGAAGCCAGTCTGCCTGCAGAGGTCTTATCCAGTTCTACGTCATGAGGTCCCTCAGAAGCCTGGGCTGTGAGTCCATTTTATAGACCAAGTAAAATGATACTGGTTAGTCCTGCCACATGGTGGGGAGAGGGGCTGCAGTGTGCCCCTCCCTCCTTCAAAAGACCTCCCCCTTCAGCTTTCAGCCCAGCCAGCCAGCTGCCAGCTGCCCAGCCCTTCAGGAAACTCTCAGCACTTCCGGCCAGGACCACCTCCAATAACGCATCCCAGATGCCAAGACCACCCACACAGTGAGAGGTAAGTCAACAAGAGACAAGAGCAGGAAAGGGCAGGTTTCAGACCCCAGAGGTCTGGGTGGCCTCCATGCACCTGAGTGGGCACCATCTACCTGAGCCAGTGGCCAGATCCTAGACTGTCCAAGGGTGGGCCTGTGACTGTCCAACCTACGCCTGACAATACAGAGTCCTCCAGCCACACTggtccctcccatcccccacccctttgAAAGCACAAGTTCTTCTCCAGCGCCCAGGGTCACTGACCTAAAAGGCTACTGCTAGGAGGCTGGACAACAAGCTGTGTTTTGTTTCCAAACAGAGCAGGAAAAGGCCAGCTACCAGACTCCTACTTTCGCCTCAGGGGGCCCAGCACCTCCCCGCAGCTCCATTTTGTCATCTAGCCGACAGTTCCAGGTACTCCAGAGCCTTCCAGGCCGCAACAGTGCAGCCACACTCTGAGAAGGGGCATGgtacagagactgagacagcataTTCATTTCCAGGTAACTCTCAGGACCAAGGTAAACTGCTTCCCTGGGCCCAAAGGTCTCCATGACCAAATGGAAGCACCCTGGTCAGTCCCTCAGTCACCACAGCCTGCTGACACCAAGCCCAGCCTCTGCACCTCAAATCAAGTTGTTCCTTACTTCTGCCTGACACACTGGCCAAGGTCCCCCAAGGATACTCAGATCCCAAGTGGACATGTATATGCCTTGGCTTACCCATTCCCTGACCTCATGTCCCCCTTGGCATAGGGTACAGGAGGTAGCACTTCTGTCCCTCAGTTGCTGAGGCCTGAGCTAACCAACAGGGTAGTCCATCAGAACTATCTTAGAAttccttttcattattattactgtgtgtacacatgatgTGGAGGCCAGTATTTCTGCTTCATATGTGTGGACACCACAGGACAGCTCTGTGGAATTGGCTCTCTCCTTCATTTGTATGTGGGTcctggtgatcaaactcaggtcgctGGGTTTGTGCagaaagtacctttacccacaagccacctctctggccctggagtttctgtgtagctttatttatatatgctttaaagatttatttatctcttggttttggtttttggtttgggggggttgtttgttttgttttgttttattttattttattttgttttgtttcccctgacaaggtttctctgggtagcagccctggatctcctggaaatcactctggagaccaggctggcctccaactcacagagatccgcctgcctctgcctccagagtgctgggattaaaggcatgcgccaccaccacctggtcttattgttattttatgtgtatgggtgttttgcctgcacatacgtctgtgtaccgtgtgtgtgtgtgtgtgtgtgtgtgtgtgtgtgtgtgtgtgtgtgtgtgtgtgcagtgtcctcagaggccagaaaaaggccttggatcctctggaactggagtatagacagttgttagccgccatgtggattctgggaactgaatctctggttgagcagccagtgcttttgtAACTGGTGAGCCATTGCTCCAGGTCCTACTTACTcatttttgagagaggatctcacatagcccaggatggtctAACTCACTTTGTGGCCAAGGATAacactgaactcctgatcctgctacctcttcctccccagtgctaggattacaggtatgagccataCCTCGAGTTCTGACTGAGCCCACCAAGGAGGGGCTCAGCATCCTTGCAGGAAGCCCTTCATGGCCAGCTTCCCAGAAAGCATCAAGGACCCAGAATGGATGCAGCATCATATTCTAAACTGAGTACTTACAGCAGCTACATTAGAGCTagcttttgagatggggtctcagatagcccaggctgggctcccTAGGTAGCTGGGCTAGTTAGTTATGACATCAACTTGATGCACtccagggtcatctgggaagagggaactcaactgagaaaatgcctagAGACAAGCCAGTGGGGCATCTTGATTAACGATTAATGTGGTAGGGCATATCCCCTTGTGGGTTGTGCACCCACACACCTAGAGCAGGTGGTCTTAGGGGCTATAAGAAGACAGGCTGAGTAAGCCGTGGGAACAAACCAGTTGGCCGCTATCATTCATgattcctgcttcagttcctgcctccaggttcctgcactgacttccctcaatgacacAGTGTGAACtgaaagtgtgagccaaataaccCCAGGGTGTTtggaataggaatggcccccataagctcacatatTTGGAtgtttggtcattagggagtggttaCCTGAcagagattaggaggtgtggccttgttggactaggcatgaccttgttggagtcTGTGTCACTGAGGgcgggctttggggtttcaaatgctcaagccaggtccagtgtctctcttcctgctgcctgtggatctggatgaaAATTCTCAGCtcctctagtaccatgtctgcctatgtgccaccttgaggatctgagttcaatccccagaacccatgtagaaagccagatgtggtggttgTAACTTGTAACTCcggtgcttgggaggtggagacagaaagatttctGGGGCTTTCTGGACTGCCAGCCTAGCTTATTTGGTGAGCTCCAAGCCAAAGCCAAtgagactctctcaaaaaataaggtggtagccggagagatggctcagtggttgaaagcacttgttgctcttgcagaggacctactcagttctcaacacccacatggtggctcataacgaTCTAcaattccatttccaggggatctgaagccctcttctgacctccacaggcaccaggcctgcacatggtacacagacatacatgtattcaaaatattcatgtacataaaataaaataaaatttttttaagaaattcaaaaataaaaacaaggcgGTTAGCATCCAAGAACAATGccctatacatgcacacatataacacacacacacacacacacacacacacacacacacacacacacacacaaacgtgtGCGCGCATACTCACACGCATTTGCAGGGGCACATGtggaaacacacatgcactcacggTACCCTAGTACATCCCAGTATATGACAGGGTCATCAGAGATGCGATCAAGTAAATATGGGGTCATTGGGGCAGCCTGACCTGAGGTGCCTGTGTCCCTGTACTGCTGGGAAACTTGAGACAGAGATGCACACAGAGGTGGGAGGGtgtgaggacatgagggaccacAGCAGGCTGTACACAAGCTAACAGAGAGATAAGCAAAGCTTCTCTCCACAGTCTCTGAAGAACAGGCCCTGCCCATATGCCCATCTCAAACCTCCAACTTCACTTATCTTTCCAGTACCAGGGATCAACcctagggcctcacacacactGCTAGTCTCTACCACAAAGCTACAGCCCCCAGCTGTCAGCCTCACACTCACCGAGACCCTGagtgtgtagctcaggctggtttggaacttaTGACACCACCCAAGCCAACCTGGAacttgagattctcctgccttagcctctttgTGCTGGGGCCAGAGGCATGCAGCATTATATTTGTTAGATTCCTTTGTTCAAGCCATCTGAAGGAAGATTTTGACATTCTCTTaccctgtcttttgttttcttcttttgtttattttgtgtgtgtgtgtgtgtgtgtgtgtgtgtgtgtgtgtgtgtaggaggggtGTTCACGTGGGAGCatgaatgagtgaatacatatggCAGCCAGATATCAACCTTAGGTGCcgttcctcaggagctgtccatcccattttttgagacaggatctctcactggggCCTGGAGCCTGCCAGTTAGAACAGGCTGGCTAACCAGCAAGTTCTGgcagtctcctgtctccacctccccagcactgggattacaagtgcacaccacTATCCCTGGCTTCtgtacatgggtgttggggagtGAACTGGGTcctcacctccccagcccctaccgtaaataaataatgtaaataaatattgtaaacaaataaaactatgGGGTAAACTATGGGATGCACACCCACCAGTGTGTATATGACCGAAAAGCCTGAGACATGAACAACCAGGCCACCACCCATCAGATACAATGACCACCCCCAGAAGCTTTAGCTGTGGAGGAAGCCAgcctccagccccccccccagcacctCCTGGGGGCCCTTGGGAACAGTCCCCCCTTTTCTAAATTCCCACATGGCTGACTCTGCATTCATGTATTTCCTGGAAAAAAACTCAACAATGCAGGGGTAAGCACCAGGCTGCGAGGGGAATTCCCAGCTCAGTGTTATCGCTAGGCAAATCCAGCACATCTGGAGTTAATCCCACTggcaagaaggcagagagaaaagacagcTAGAGAGAGGCTTGCAGCTCCAAAATGGAGAGAGGGGTTCAGGGTGAGTGTAGAAACCAAGCGAAGAAAGTGGGGATGACAGGGAGACCAGCTTCCTAGGAGCCTGGGAACCAGGCACAGGGAACAAGGCCTCTAGAAGGTCAGCACCCGGCTGAGTTGTCCC
This genomic stretch from Cricetulus griseus strain 17A/GY chromosome 4, alternate assembly CriGri-PICRH-1.0, whole genome shotgun sequence harbors:
- the Micall2 gene encoding MICAL-like protein 2 isoform X10, with product MAAIKALQEWCRQQCEGYRDVSITNMTTSFRDGLAFCAILHRHRPDLINFSALRKENIYENNKLAFQVAEEQLGIPALLDAEDMVALKVPDRLSILTYVSQYYNYFHGRSPIGGMAGVKRPSSDSTEERSGKKVLTQPAKLPSPAPVQRSPLSPARTNPVVQRNEGTSEGSYPKAALGTAGSSMSSICGICGKHVHLVQRHLADGRLYHRSCFRCKQCSNTLHSGAYRATGEPGVFVCTHHSPEVASVSPKLSKLASRQSGAVAVDTRPFSASRKVQEANGLGEVTPLRVRAAAWEPSVGNTTAKGFVQTELNPPATSRVHVGSPAGPRLPTGPVATTSVNGKAITHVTNSSPTGWSSTAQSSSPATIGSRPAVYPSALDSHPSVPQGQATSKGVKTQLNLSTASPNTAATPAWTPVASRTQQAREKFFQNPTPAPSSNSPASKVPPVVNTSTSKVPPVVNTSTSKVTTVVNAPNGRVLPMVNTSTSKVSTVVIAPTSRVSTVVSATDGRVPTVVNAPTSKVPTVVNTHIGSIPAAVNAPASKVSAAVDTPAQESSREQALSVLRKALPGLTGAGTQAPSRSSPATSSVTITLPKNEVPQKVPSAKLSHSTISQAPASKMEPTAPLSVGNTQTGKKSLSASPGVGKTSAGSRPQAEVAVLKGPGSTSQEGQEEGPEGWRARLKPVDKKNTAGRTLGQKEVPSEPRAGDTPRKASSSSDTSIHVVLTPIQHKRTPRLADSGPSLPAAPSPSPSHRKKLTVPPSLDVSADWLQPELKKQETQAKNQKEEKTPTWRTREKPAVLDSALAPHGDTVTSPVRLHSNYIPQEELQRQLQDIESQLDALELRGVELEKRLRAAEGDAAEDSLMVDWFLLIHEKQLLLRLESELMYKSKDQRLEERQLDLQDELRRLIDKPGNKKRTKCWRT
- the Micall2 gene encoding MICAL-like protein 2 isoform X9 codes for the protein MPQSLDFPRNLRVLAHKDVSAMKPPCSCQKLQCPPEGKHLREQQAVGGMAGVKRPSSDSTEERSGKKVLTQPAKLPSPAPVQRSPLSPARTNPVVQRNEGTSEGSYPKAALGTAGSSMSSICGICGKHVHLVQRHLADGRLYHRSCFRCKQCSNTLHSGAYRATGEPGVFVCTHHSPEVASVSPKLSKLASRQSGAVAVDTRPFSASRKVQEANGLGEVTPLRVRAAAWEPSVGNTTAKGFVQTELNPPATSRVHVGSPAGPRLPTGPVATTSVNGKAITHVTNSSPTGWSSTAQSSSPATIGSRPAVYPSALDSHPSVPQGQATSKGVKTQLNLSTASPNTAATPAWTPVASRTQQAREKFFQNPTPAPSSNSPASKVPPVVNTSTSKVPPVVNTSTSKVTTVVNAPNGRVLPMVNTSTSKVSTVVIAPTSRVSTVVSATDGRVPTVVNAPTSKVPTVVNTHIGSIPAAVNAPASKVSAAVDTPAQESSREQALSVLRKALPGLTGAGTQAPSRSSPATSSVTITLPKNEVPQKVPSAKLSHSTISQAPASKMEPTAPLSVGNTQTGKKSLSASPGVGKTSAGSRPQAEVAVLKGPGSTSQEGQEEGPEGWRARLKPVDKKNTAGRTLGQKEVPSEPRAGDTPRKASSSSDTSIHVVLTPIQHKRTPRLADSGPSLPAAPSPSPSHRKKLTVPPSLDVSADWLQPELKKQETQAKNQKEEKTPTWRTREKPAVLDSALAPHGDTVTSPVRLHSNYIPQEELQRQLQDIESQLDALELRGVELEKRLRAAEGDAAEDSLMVDWFLLIHEKQLLLRLESELMYKSKDQRLEERQLDLQDELRRLIDKPEGLKSPGDRQREQELLSQYVNTVNDRSDIVDFLDEDRLREQEEDQMLENMIQNLGLQKKKSRFSFSKIWSSKSKGGQT